The DNA sequence taaacagcTACATGTGTTATGTGCTGTAATAAGATATGTTACTGCATCATCTACTACGACTCAAGTTATAGCACAATAAGAAgcccaaaagaaaacaacttaaatCTTGAACAAACGGAGAATTTCGATTTGACTTCTCTATGAATAACATTTCCACAATTCATTAGACTGATTATAAATGTAATGTTCACGATGCACCACGCAGCAAAATATGTTAAACATAAAATCAGTGTCATTCAACAGGTGACACAGAAAATATAATTTGTGAAGATGGTGTGCAGGTAAAGTTAGCATCACGGCTAACGCTGTACCCTATTAGGCTGAGCTAAGTGGACGAAAATAGGCAGACAAAATACTCATGAGTCGATATTAAACTACTTACCTTTTCTAAGAATTTGAGAAGAACCACTCTGAGTCTGCTCTGGTGATTTTTTCCGAAGATGTGTCCCTTCCCCGTGAATGTTGTTTGCCTACATATCGCACAGTAATATGCACCCATTTACACTTCGTGTGAGAAACAGATAATGTGCTAAAACTAAGCTGACTAATCTAAACTACGACACAATCATTTGAGGTGCGTATTGGGTATTTTCCCCTAATGTATCTAAATGTAATCggacagaaaataaaccagCACAAGCTAGCGACAGTAACTAATTACCGGAAGTAGTGCCGTCTCTGTATCTGTCCCCCACGGAAACGGGCAGCAGCGACCAGTCGCGTTCCCCCACGTGAATGAATTGAGTTAAGATGACAGAGGATTGACCATAAATAAAACTATAGTTTTAATTAAACAACAATGTCTGCGGTTAAGCATTTGagtttttaataaaatgtcatcaattGAAGGCGGAACAAATAAAAGCTCCGGCACTTCCACTGTCCGAACTTATCAGCGTGACACCCAATCAAGAATGAATGGAAATAACTGGAATACGGTATTATGGCCTCGGTACAGATTATAATTGAATGAGTTATATAAACAACAATGTCTGCAGTTGAGTGTTTGAGAGACTTCGTTAGCGAGCgacttgctgctgctgctgaggaaatATTCGCAGTTTTTCGTAAAACTATCGTCGAGTACGAGGAAGAGATTGCACGCCAGTGCAGACTGCTGGATATCGTTTGGAAACCTGAAATAAAGTTACACAGGATAGGTGAGTAAAACTCAGTGACAACGTTCACCAACATCACTCCGTTAGCATGCTCAGCATTGCTAATTAGCTTTAATTATGTAGACCTCTTGCTTATTGCTTTGGCGTCTGTGTCACACATTTTCTTATCTTGCTCCCTCAGAGCTCCcacagcagcatgtctgtaAAGAGGAAGAGCTTCTCTCTGACCAGGAGAGGAACTCCAGTCTGCACCAAGAGGACCCAGAGCCTCcacagattaaagaggaacaggaggaaatCTGCACCAGTCAGGAAGGGGAGCAGCTTGTACTGGATCAGGAGACTGATTCAGATCAGAAAGTTGGCGTGAATGGAGACTTTGGATCAACTACAGATGCAGAGACAAAGCTACAGGTTGAACATCACGAGAGCACAAGTCACAGTAACAATAAATGTAAGTCTGCCACCTCAGAGAGTCTCTGTGATTCTCGCACTGGTAAAGTGTCTCATAAATGTGGCACCTGTGGAAAAATCTTCCAGCACGAGTCAAAATTGCAGAGACACGTGAGTGAGCACACACGTGAGAAGCCGCTGCTTATAGTGAAGCAGAAGCCTGATACCCTCATGTTGACTCCTACTTATGAGGAAAGTGACCATAATGAAGATGACACTCTGCATTTTGAAGATGATTCAAGTCAGAGTGGAGCTGAGAAAGGCACTGTTGTAAACATATCAGTCAAAAGCGCCGTGCTACCAGAACCAAGCGCTGACCGTCACCTCCTCTCCCACAACTCACACGAGAGTGAGAGCCAAGTTCACAAAGGGGCCGAGCATAGATACTCAGCATCAGCTAGAAATGTAGacacaaaactacagaaaaGACTGAGGATAAATTTGTGTAGGATCAAGCTAAATACTTGCAAAGATACAAAGCCGGACAAGCTTATCTGTGAATattgtgggaaacactgtaagAGTAAGTCCAAATTGGTTAGACACATTATaactcacacaggtgagaggTCATCTTTTTGCAACACCTGTGGAAAGAGTTTTAGGGACAAGTATACGTTAAGGAGGCATACATTGATTCACACAAGTACGAAGCCATTTCAATGCAAACTATGTTGGAAAAACTTCAGACTTAAGAGAACCTTTGAAGGCCACCTGGCATCCCATGCAGGTAAAAGGccattttaaagcaacacaTGTGGGAAAAGATTTTCTCAGAGGACAGTCTTGAGAAGACATTTAAGTACTCATACCCCTGAGAAGTGTACTTGTAAAACATTGGAGAGCACTGTGGTGACTTGACTGTCTGTGTGAGAAGTGAAagttaaaactgtttaaattgAGATACTGGGAAAGGTTCAGTGTAACTCCAGATTGCATCTACGCCTGACAATCCACAGGGGTGAGAAGTTGTACTCATGAAACACCTGTAGGAAAAAACGTTGTCAGTTGTGAgacttaaaaaaatgtcatgtctttATTTGAACACTGCTGTTTTACAGCATGAGGTCCCAATATGAAAATACTGAGctcacactgaaacactttCTCATTAATAGTGAgctattattgttgttattatttttatattttgttttatgtatgaCCTGTGAAAAAGGTGGACTTTTTGCAATAAACCCCAACtgaatggcatttttttttactggcatGTGACTTTTTTGTATATTCTGTTATAATTTTGTATCACATGTCAGCTCTCCAATTTTTCACCAAATAGTTTGAATAACTGCTTATAGGTGGCTGTAGTTAAAGGTGCATGAAGAGAAAGGTACTTgactgattttttaattttttaaaatttttcttatgcctaaacaaactgaataaacacactcttcattttcatgactgaacaaactaaataaaactaaCCACGAAGGGCAACAAttataagtacatttttttaaactgaagttGAAATATCAGTGAGGTTGCAAAATGTCATACCAGCACAACAGTTCGTATGCTAAGTTTGAAGATAGAAAATACCTCTGCGCggaataaaacaataaataacagcGGAAGTGAACAAAGCAGACGTCAGTCGCGTCAGCTGCATGGGGTCACTGGGTTAACTGACGGGGGTTGGTGGGTCAGTATAGCTATTAGCCACCTTCACTTTAGCTTAGCAACAATGGCTTCAGTCGAGTATCTGAGAGAGTTTATCAGCGAGCgactttctgctgctgctgaggaaatATTCAAAGGGTTTAAAAAAGCCATCGTCGAGTACGAGGAGATCGATCGTCAGCGCAGACTGCTGGATGTGGCTTGTAAACCCGAAAGGCAGTCGCCCATGATGGGTGTGTTTATTATcacaaaacataattatttgGTTTGCCAGCAtctctgcatttttaatttatccCAGTTCTCTGTTCCTGCAGGgctcccacagcaacatgtctacatgaaggaggaggagggtcccGCtaactccagtctggaccacgAGCAGCCAGAGCCTCCACAGattaaagaggaagaggaggagcagcttgTACTGAAGCAGGAGCCTGACACCTTCATGTCGACTCCTACTTATGAGAAAAGTGACCCCAAAAGAGATGAGACACTGCTTGTGAATCCTGACAAAAGCCAGagtgctgcagaggaagagccCCCAGCTAACATGTCTATCAGTTGGGTAAAACATGAATCTGACGATGAGAATTCAGATGCATCAGAGTTGATGAATAAACAGATCGTTCATAACATGTATTTAGCCGAGAGCCGAGATCAGACAGAAGGTGAGCACGGAGGCATCTCAGATTCACCAGGGCCAAAGAAACCCCAAAGCCCCAGCAAAGACGTATGCAGCCTCAATTTGTCAGAGATTCACTGTAACACTGTCACGGGTAAAAGGTCCTTCAAATGTGACACCTGTGGGAAGGACTTTAAGTGTTGGTCAAAGCTGAATATTCACAAGAGAATCCACACAGGCGAGAAGCCGTATTCGTGCagcacctgcaggaagagattCAGTCAGACGTCTGGACTGAAGGCTCACAGAAGGATCCACACAGGCGAGAGGCCATATTCCTGCAACACCTGCGGGAAAAGGTTCAATCAGACATCCGTGTTAAACACGCACATAAGAATCCACACGGGCGAGAAGCCGTATTCGTGCGAAATATGCGGGAGAGAGTTCAGGTATAGCGGTGACTTAAACGTTCACATCAGAAGAGCCCACACTGGCGAGAGCCGTATCGCTGCAACAAATGTGAGTAAAGATTCTCTGGAGTGTTTGAATTCTCAAGGCATATAAAAGTGCATAAATGCAAGTAGTGTTTGGAGCCACGGAAATGCAGCAACTTACTAACCCTTACCCCCAAAATCTCCATAAACTGGACAAACCACCACTGGATAGGTGTTCACCCACTAAAATGAATACTCTATTAAAAACTACATATTTGTAACCAACCACTATGCTTAAAGAAAAGGTCACAATATCATCAAGTAATGAAGTAGGACATGTCAGTAGTCTAATCGAGTTGAGTTGAACTAACTGTGTCTTTCTTCTAATATTACTTGATTAGTCATGTTTATGTTAGCAACAGTTTTTCTTCGAAACAGCACAACTTACAACTGAATAATTCTTTCTTGCTTGACCTGTGAAAagaatattcttttttttactaatttACTGTGGAGTGGATAACTCCAGTAGAAAAGAATATCAGATTTACAATGAAGTCTTTATTGTGAGTTAATTTTGCTCATCAAGACGCCAATGGGTGTGACTGATTTCAAAAGTAAATTTagtcaaagagaagaagattTATTTTGAGAGTGTTCAGTCATAACCTGCAAGAAGTACTTTAATGATGCAGCTCATCAACTGGTGGTTAAGTGAAAATATTATCTGATACTGTTTGATAATTTGGTCAGTGGAGCTGCCTTATATTGAATAAGTGTGTATGCAGTGATGtaactacatttactcaagtgctgcatgtatatatttacaatattgattgTCCTCAGATGGCCAAGATAACATGTGTGATGGaaattttgtatttaaaacaaagatgtgaactgaagtcttACACAGGAATGTTCAGTGTAGTTGTTTAACATGACCTGTAACTTGTGACCTTGTTTTAGTCCGTTTTATTACCTATGTCTGGTGTTGAGTGACCACTGGAGCttatcacttccttctctgttAAGTATCCCTTTAAGTGCAGGTCATAAATTAGGAACTATTGTagtgaaaaacacacccacagagagggataaataccatgcttttctcttcacatattgagtcttcactttgtaacagacctgtgtgttgctctgtgaatgctcctcttgtacaagattaaaaccttgtttgaacctTGAGCTGATTctgatctccttcctccagttctaaattatcgcagaattattttaacaacaTGTATATCAAGATATTGCataataattttaataataataaacatgttgaatgaaaaagaaaaaacatcagaaggtttttttttgactACTTTCATTTGATGTTACACATACTTGACGTTATTACTTTTCAACAGGGTTTgaatagaaaatacaaaatagtgAGAAATACCTTTCAAAACCATCCAGATCTTCACAGTGTTTCCACATCCAATGTTTTGCTTCAACAGTAACAATGACTTATCTGATTGTAACAGTTGCCACTTAATTTTCCATTTGTCCATTGACAAGCTGATTAATCGACAGACTTCAGCTTTACTACTCGGCCAGTGAGCTCTTGGATAGTTTATTCCATGACAAAACGTATATAAAGGTGTTGTATCATTTGTACATACAAATCTGAACATTtaactaaagttgtcaaataatTGTGGTGTAAATTGTTGGTTTTAGTGTTAAGATTCTAAATCCATACTATAatgtctttattaaaaaaataaaaaaatactgtatgcCAAAATGCTCGAAAAGACTTAACATAAACGTAGAAAACGAATTGCCTGTGACATAAAGCGCGAAACATGTCCCACCAAGCTTAACTGAAGGCGGAAAGGAAAGCTAACTCATTTGCTACTGACGGAACATAATACGGTGACACCCACCGGAAGTAAACACTGCAGGTGCTATTAGCGTTAGCTTCATGGATGTATGGAATTAGCAGGTAGACAGTATTGTCTCCGTAACGTAGATAAGCGTTTAATTAGCACTAAACCAACAATGTCTTCCGTGGCGTATCTGAGAGAGTTCATCAGCGAgcgactaactgctgctgccgaggaaatattcagagtttttgaAGTCACCGTCGTCGAGTACGAGGAAGAGATCGACCGTCAGCGCAAACTGCTGGATGTGGCACTGAAACCTGAAATAAAGTTAAACAGGATAGGTGTGTAAAACCTGGTAACAGTAAGGCTACAAAACAGATGTATTAGATGTATTTATAGTCCCAAATATGTAGCGACCAATATGCTAACTTTCctccactgtttttctttttcacaccaGTGTGCtactcatttttctctctgtccctgcaGAGCTCCCGCAGCAACATGTCTgtaaagaggaagaggaggaggaggaagttgcTGACCAGCAGTCCTGTATCCAGGAGACGAACTCCAGTCAGGACCAAGAGGACTGTAAGCCTCCActgattaaagaggaacaggaggaactctgcgccggtcaggagggagagcagcttgttgtGAAACAGGAGGATGATATCGTTATGTTGATTCCTGCTTATGAGGAAAATGACCATAGTGAATCCGAATCAAACAGTGACCACCAGCTCCTTTCTCCTCACTCTCTTGTAGCTGAGAGCGGAGatcagacaggaagaggtgtGTATGAAGACTCTGGATCGAGCACAAATGCAGAGACAAAACCACAGAATGAACAGCAAGAAAGCACAAGTCACAGTCACAACTTTGAATATAACTCTACCATTCACGGTAATACTCACGCAGGTAAAGTGTCGTACAAATGTGGCACTTGTGAAAAGACCTTTCAGTATAAGTCAAAATTGCAGCGACACCTAATcgtccacacaggtgagaagccgtaCCTGTGCACCACCTGCGGGAAACGATTCTGTGACAATCCAGCATTGAAAAAgcacatgagaatccacactgGTGAGAAACCGTTCATCTGCATGTTCTGCGGACAAGGATTCCCGTACATGTCAGTGCTGAATACGCACATAAGAATCCACACGGGCGAGAAGCCGTATTTGTGCAAAACATGCGGGAAAGATTTCACACGTAGCAGTGCGCTGAGGGTccacatgagaatccacacgGGCGAGAAGCCGCACGTTTGCAAAACCTGCGGGAAAGGATTCCATGACAAGCAGACATTGAAAAGGCACATAAgagttcacacaggtgagaagccgtatACGTGCAAAACATGTGGGCAAGGATTCTCTCAGTCGGTAGAATTGAACACTCATATAAGAATCCACACAGGCGAGAGGCCATTTTCATGCAAAACGTGTGGGAAAGGCTTCAGACTCAACAGTGTCTTGAAGGtccacatgagaacccacacagggGAGAAGCCGTACCTCTGTAACATATGTGGCAGCAATTTCAGTTATAGCAGTGGCTTGATGGCGCACATAAGAAGAGCCCACACCGGTGAGAAGCCATAGCACTGCATACCTGTGGTAAAAGTATACAGTTCGGTCAGTGTATGGCAGGGGTTGGCAACCATTTTTGATATGAAGTGCTATTTTAAAATCTTCTTGTTAAACAGTGTTTCACATCAGCCTTACGGTTAACATTATGTTTAATCatgacacaacattaaaatacaaatatccCAATGGTTGTGCAATTTTATTtctgcaacatttaaaaaaaaaaaaaaatctagtcaTACAAGAGCACTAAACACAATGGCTGCCATGCgaatgaaaacatcaacatgaattTGTTATTAAGTCCACGAATCTTATTCATCAgcaataaactgaacaaacaagttctattttttatgtattttttttttagtccctGTGGTTGCAAGTAATATGCTCAGTCCCCACAGTGCTTTTTATTAATTAGAGAAATTACCAAAATAAGCAGTATAAGCAGTATACAAGAATCCTGCCATCTCCAGGAAATCATATACATCAGAGTTGAGATccttcatctttttcatcagCAATAAACATTTCCAAAACGTCTCTTTATGCTAGTCTGCCATCGGTCCAGCTACTGTGTGCTAATTGGTGGTACACGTGCCTATGGTTGCTGACCCCTGTTTAAAGGATGATTTACATCCAGGTATCTTTGTATTTGTGAAACTTGTGAAACAACTCACTTATAGTGGTTTCTGTTTAAGACACACATGAGACTACAGAAATTGGGAGCCTTGTAATTGAAGCACTTGTGGGAAAAGTTTGACTCAAATCAGATCCtttgaaaaaaacccacaacgATCAATAAACTGCAGGAGAAGCTGAATCCAGCTGAAACTCTTGTGGAGAAGTTTCGCCTACAGAATTAAATGCACTTTTGCAGTAGC is a window from the Acanthopagrus latus isolate v.2019 chromosome 5, fAcaLat1.1, whole genome shotgun sequence genome containing:
- the LOC119018993 gene encoding zinc finger protein 135-like, with protein sequence MSAVECLRDFVSERLAAAAEEIFAVFRKTIVEYEEEIARQCRLLDIVWKPEIKLHRIELPQQHVCKEEELLSDQERNSSLHQEDPEPPQIKEEQEEICTSQEGEQLVLDQETDSDQKVGVNGDFGSTTDAETKLQVEHHESTSHSNNKWLPQQHVYMKEEEGPANSSLDHEQPEPPQIKEEEEEQLVLKQEPDTFMSTPTYEKSDPKRDETLLVNPDKSQSAAEEEPPANMSISWVKHESDDENSDASELMNKQIVHNMYLAESRDQTEGEHGGISDSPGPKKPQSPSKDVCSLNLSEIHCNTVTGKRSFKCDTCGKDFKCWSKLNIHKRIHTGEKPYSCSTCRKRFSQTSGLKAHRRIHTGERPYSCNTCGKRFNQTSVLNTHIRIHTGEKPYSCEICGREFRYSGDLNVHIRRAHTGESRIAATNVSKDSLECLNSQGI